A single window of Actinoallomurus bryophytorum DNA harbors:
- a CDS encoding cysteine dioxygenase family protein → MADLVAGVRTAVGRHLGWRETSVLVAGELRRHLPTPDVLTAEERQGDPDFYQTHTLYVEPDGAFSIVAVVWRPGQVTPIHDHVTWCVFGVLQGVEHEELFVHEGDHLLSVGVNDNLVGEVSGFAPPGDIHRVRNSGDQTAVSVHVYGTDISRIDSSVRRVYDLPVRG, encoded by the coding sequence ATGGCAGATCTCGTGGCGGGCGTACGCACCGCTGTGGGGCGCCACCTCGGCTGGCGTGAGACCTCCGTGCTCGTCGCCGGCGAGTTGCGGCGGCATCTGCCGACCCCCGACGTGCTCACCGCCGAGGAGCGCCAGGGTGACCCGGACTTCTACCAGACCCACACGCTGTACGTGGAGCCCGACGGTGCGTTCTCCATCGTCGCCGTGGTCTGGCGGCCCGGTCAGGTCACGCCGATCCACGACCACGTCACCTGGTGCGTCTTCGGCGTTCTCCAAGGGGTCGAGCACGAGGAGCTGTTCGTCCACGAGGGCGACCACCTGCTCAGTGTCGGCGTGAACGACAACCTCGTAGGGGAGGTCAGTGGCTTCGCGCCGCCCGGTGACATCCACCGGGTGCGCAACTCCGGCGACCAGACGGCGGTCTCGGTCCACGTCTACGGCACCGACATCTCCCGCATCGACTCCAGCGTGCGCAGGGTGTACGACCTCCCGGTACGCGGCTGA
- the menC gene encoding o-succinylbenzoate synthase, whose protein sequence is MKLSAVELRRIRLPLVSPFRTSFATETERSVLLVRVLGTSAEGWGECVAIDEPLYSSEYVSGAAQVITDFLLPRLPSDVTARALGPAFAPVKGHPMAKAAVEMAVLDAELRGAGMSYAAYLGGIHDRVPAGVSVGIMDSIPELLDHVDGYLAEGYARIKLKIQPGWDLEPVRAVRERFGDILLQVDANTAYTRADARHLAGLDPFDLLLIEQPLPEDDLLGHAQLAAVARTPICLDESIVSARAAADALSLGACSIINVKAGRVGGYLEARRIHDVAMAHDVPVWCGGMLETGLGRAANLAFAALPGCTLPGDVSASSRYYTRDITEPFCLVDGLMTVPSGPGLGVSPIMDYLDELTESSQLVRLDS, encoded by the coding sequence ATGAAGCTGTCGGCCGTGGAGCTGCGGCGCATCCGTCTTCCGCTCGTCTCCCCGTTCCGTACCTCCTTCGCGACCGAGACCGAGCGTTCGGTACTGCTCGTCCGCGTGCTCGGCACGTCGGCCGAGGGCTGGGGAGAGTGCGTGGCCATCGACGAGCCGCTGTACTCCTCCGAGTACGTTTCCGGCGCCGCGCAAGTGATCACCGATTTCCTGCTCCCCCGGTTGCCTTCGGACGTCACGGCCCGCGCGCTCGGCCCGGCGTTCGCTCCGGTCAAGGGGCACCCCATGGCCAAGGCCGCCGTCGAGATGGCGGTCCTGGACGCGGAGCTGCGGGGGGCCGGCATGTCGTACGCGGCCTATCTCGGCGGGATCCACGACCGGGTGCCGGCCGGCGTCTCGGTCGGGATCATGGACTCGATCCCGGAGCTGCTGGACCACGTGGACGGCTACCTCGCCGAGGGGTACGCCCGCATCAAGCTGAAGATCCAGCCGGGCTGGGACCTGGAGCCGGTACGCGCCGTACGCGAACGGTTCGGCGACATCCTGCTCCAGGTCGACGCGAACACCGCGTACACGCGTGCCGACGCCCGGCACCTCGCCGGTCTGGACCCCTTCGACCTGCTGCTGATCGAACAGCCGCTGCCCGAGGACGACCTGCTCGGCCATGCTCAGCTGGCCGCGGTCGCGCGGACACCGATCTGCCTGGACGAGTCGATCGTGTCGGCCCGCGCCGCCGCCGATGCCCTGTCCCTGGGCGCCTGTTCGATCATCAACGTCAAGGCGGGCCGGGTCGGGGGTTATCTGGAGGCGCGGCGGATCCATGATGTGGCCATGGCGCACGACGTGCCGGTGTGGTGCGGCGGGATGCTGGAGACGGGCCTCGGCCGCGCGGCCAACCTGGCGTTCGCGGCACTGCCCGGCTGCACACTGCCTGGAGACGTCTCAGCCTCTTCGCGGTATTACACCCGGGACATCACCGAGCCGTTCTGCCTGGTCGACGGCCTGATGACCGTCCCGTCCGGGCCTGGCCTCGGGGTGTCGCCGATCATGGACTACCTCGACGAGCTGACGGAGTCCTCGCAGTTGGTGCGCCTGGATTCCTGA
- a CDS encoding SDR family oxidoreductase, with amino-acid sequence MRVTGKNIVITGAASGIGAALARRFAADGAAGICLADLDEDAATRVAAGLECRTVVRRTDVGDEAQVRAMVEAASELGPIDLMCSNAGIGTGAGLEATAEQWAAIWAVNVQAHVYAARAVIPGMLERGTGYLLNTCSAAGLLTQPGDAPYAVTKHAAVAFAEWLALTYGDRGIKVSALCPQGVRTPLLTGGIEEGLAGRAVAAAGTILEPEEVAEVVVAGLEAEKFLILPHPEVAEYVRRKASDPDRWLSGLRRLVAGVQN; translated from the coding sequence ATGCGGGTGACTGGTAAGAACATCGTGATCACTGGAGCGGCCAGCGGGATCGGGGCCGCGCTGGCCCGGCGCTTCGCCGCCGACGGAGCCGCCGGAATCTGCCTCGCCGACCTCGACGAAGACGCCGCGACACGGGTCGCCGCCGGGCTGGAGTGCCGTACGGTCGTGCGCCGCACCGACGTGGGCGACGAGGCCCAGGTGCGGGCGATGGTCGAGGCCGCCTCGGAACTCGGCCCGATCGACCTCATGTGCTCCAACGCCGGCATCGGCACCGGCGCCGGCCTGGAGGCCACGGCCGAGCAGTGGGCCGCCATCTGGGCGGTGAACGTCCAGGCCCACGTGTACGCGGCGCGTGCCGTGATCCCCGGAATGCTCGAACGCGGCACCGGGTATCTCCTGAACACCTGCTCGGCGGCCGGGCTGCTGACCCAGCCGGGCGACGCACCGTACGCCGTGACCAAGCACGCCGCGGTGGCGTTCGCCGAGTGGCTGGCGCTGACCTACGGCGACCGGGGCATCAAGGTGAGCGCGCTGTGCCCCCAGGGGGTGCGCACGCCGCTGCTCACCGGTGGCATCGAGGAGGGCCTGGCCGGCCGGGCCGTCGCCGCGGCGGGCACGATCCTGGAGCCCGAAGAGGTGGCCGAGGTGGTCGTCGCCGGGCTGGAGGCGGAGAAGTTCCTGATCCTGCCCCATCCCGAGGTGGCCGAGTACGTACGCCGCAAGGCCAGTGATCCAGATCGATGGCTCTCAGGGCTACGCAGACTGGTGGCCGGGGTCCAGAATTAG
- a CDS encoding GNAT family N-acetyltransferase, whose translation MDVRELTTTDDLRAASELLAGIWRPTDPMPYEMMRVLRFLGGYISGVYESGAMVGACAAFPTADGGLHSHITGVSARGKGAGFAIKRHQRSWALARGISTISWTFDPLVRRNAYFNLVKLAARATEYLPDFYGEMPDELNAGDPSDRLLLVWDLDSPEVAAALEGIPSPPVEVDTFTVLTSDADGRPLSHDPAGAVRLAVGTPADIAALRASDPPLALAWRRAQRASLGGALAAGYRVTGFTRSGHYLLEVRS comes from the coding sequence ATGGACGTACGCGAGCTGACCACCACGGACGACCTGCGTGCGGCCTCGGAGCTGCTCGCCGGGATCTGGCGGCCGACCGACCCGATGCCGTACGAGATGATGCGCGTCCTGCGGTTCCTGGGCGGCTACATCTCCGGCGTCTACGAGAGCGGCGCGATGGTCGGCGCCTGCGCGGCGTTCCCGACCGCCGATGGCGGGCTGCACTCTCACATCACCGGTGTCTCGGCTCGCGGCAAGGGCGCGGGTTTTGCGATCAAGCGCCACCAGCGCTCGTGGGCGCTCGCGCGGGGCATCTCCACGATCAGCTGGACCTTCGACCCGCTGGTAAGGCGCAACGCGTACTTCAACCTGGTCAAGCTGGCCGCGCGGGCGACGGAGTACCTGCCCGACTTCTACGGCGAGATGCCGGACGAGCTGAACGCCGGCGACCCGAGCGACCGCCTGCTCCTCGTCTGGGACCTGGACAGTCCGGAGGTGGCGGCGGCTCTCGAAGGCATCCCTTCTCCCCCGGTCGAGGTTGACACGTTCACGGTGCTCACCTCGGATGCTGACGGGCGTCCGCTCTCCCACGATCCGGCCGGGGCCGTACGGCTGGCGGTCGGTACGCCTGCCGACATCGCCGCGTTGCGTGCCTCCGATCCGCCGCTCGCGCTCGCCTGGCGGCGGGCCCAGCGCGCCTCGCTCGGCGGGGCGCTGGCCGCCGGATACCGCGTCACCGGCTTCACCCGGTCCGGCCACTACCTCCTGGAGGTCCGCTCATGA
- a CDS encoding phosphotriesterase family protein, with protein MPTVETVRGAVDVSDLGQTLMHEHLFAVGVEYLANYGAGWWDEEKQVADAVARLRSVAAKGVRTLVDPTVWGLGRYIPRVQRVCEQVPELNVIVASGYYHYTAVPLQFLNRGPGLLLDESPDPLGGLFVRDITEGIADTGVKAAFLKCAVEHADPTPDVERVLRAVAYAHRETGAPITVHTNAHQQTGRWVVDVLRSEQADLSKVVVGHSGDSGDLDYLVELADAGALLGMDRFGIDAYRSTADRVATIVSLCERGYAERMVLSHDAMCWIDWFGDDFTAVRDAALPNWHYEHIHDDVLPALREAGVSDKDIDTMLVDNPRRYFTR; from the coding sequence ATGCCCACCGTCGAGACCGTACGCGGAGCCGTCGACGTCTCCGATCTCGGACAGACCCTCATGCACGAGCATCTGTTCGCGGTCGGCGTCGAATACCTGGCGAACTACGGCGCCGGCTGGTGGGACGAGGAGAAGCAGGTAGCGGACGCGGTCGCCCGGCTTCGCTCGGTCGCGGCCAAGGGCGTGCGCACTCTCGTCGACCCGACGGTGTGGGGGCTCGGCCGCTACATCCCCCGCGTTCAGCGGGTGTGCGAGCAGGTCCCGGAGCTCAACGTCATCGTGGCCTCCGGCTACTACCACTACACCGCGGTCCCGCTGCAGTTCCTCAACCGCGGGCCCGGTCTGCTGCTGGACGAGAGCCCGGACCCGCTCGGCGGGCTCTTCGTCCGCGACATCACCGAGGGCATCGCGGACACCGGCGTGAAGGCGGCGTTCCTCAAGTGCGCCGTGGAGCACGCCGACCCCACACCGGACGTCGAGCGTGTCCTCCGCGCCGTCGCGTACGCCCACCGGGAGACCGGCGCTCCGATCACCGTCCACACCAACGCACACCAGCAGACCGGCCGCTGGGTGGTCGACGTGCTCCGGTCGGAGCAGGCCGACCTGTCCAAGGTCGTGGTCGGGCACAGCGGCGACTCGGGTGACCTCGACTACCTGGTGGAGCTGGCCGACGCGGGCGCGCTGCTCGGCATGGACCGCTTCGGCATCGACGCCTACCGTTCGACCGCGGACCGGGTCGCCACGATCGTCTCGCTGTGCGAGCGCGGCTACGCCGAGCGCATGGTGCTGAGCCACGACGCGATGTGCTGGATCGACTGGTTCGGCGACGACTTCACGGCCGTACGCGACGCGGCCCTGCCCAACTGGCACTACGAGCACATCCACGACGACGTGCTCCCCGCCCTCCGCGAGGCAGGCGTGAGCGACAAGGACATCGACACCATGCTGGTCGACAACCCCCGCCGCTACTTCACCCGCTAG
- a CDS encoding aldo/keto reductase — protein MRTHPIGGQGLVTSVEGLGTMGMTAMYGTPDDAEAIATVRRAVELGVSMFDTADFYGPWTGEELLGRALSGRRDQVVVASKGGGVTLDEEGRIVGGPNGRPDYLRGAVEASLRRLGTDRIDLYYVHRVDPDVPVEETFGALGELVAEGKLGYLGISEASPESIRAAHGAAPLSAVETEYSLFTRTVESNGVLATVRELGIGFVAYSPLGRGFLTGELRSVEGLPDGDFRRSAPRFAGENLEHNLGLVDRIRAIADKLGVTSGQLALAWVLAQGTTAIPGTKRRVYLEENVAAAGLVLDAGTLTALDEAVPTGAVAGERYSPMGMSTIQE, from the coding sequence ATGAGGACGCATCCGATCGGTGGTCAGGGCCTGGTGACCTCCGTCGAGGGCCTGGGCACGATGGGCATGACCGCGATGTACGGCACGCCGGACGACGCGGAGGCCATCGCCACCGTGCGTCGGGCCGTCGAGCTGGGGGTGTCGATGTTCGACACCGCCGACTTCTACGGCCCGTGGACCGGTGAGGAACTGCTGGGGCGTGCGCTGTCGGGCCGCCGTGACCAGGTCGTGGTGGCCAGCAAGGGCGGCGGGGTGACCCTCGACGAGGAGGGGAGGATCGTCGGCGGCCCGAACGGCCGTCCGGACTACCTCCGCGGGGCGGTCGAGGCATCGCTCCGCCGCCTGGGCACGGACCGCATCGACCTGTACTACGTGCACCGGGTGGACCCGGACGTGCCGGTCGAGGAGACCTTCGGGGCTCTGGGAGAGCTGGTCGCCGAGGGGAAGTTGGGCTACCTGGGGATCAGCGAGGCGTCGCCGGAGAGCATCCGCGCGGCGCACGGCGCCGCGCCGCTGTCGGCGGTCGAGACGGAGTACTCCCTGTTCACCCGGACCGTGGAGTCCAACGGTGTGCTGGCGACCGTACGGGAGCTGGGCATCGGGTTCGTGGCGTACTCGCCGCTGGGCCGTGGGTTCCTCACCGGTGAGCTGCGGTCGGTCGAGGGGCTGCCGGACGGCGACTTCCGCCGCTCGGCCCCGCGCTTCGCCGGGGAGAACCTGGAGCACAACCTCGGCCTGGTCGACAGGATCCGGGCGATCGCCGACAAGCTGGGCGTCACCTCCGGCCAGCTCGCGCTGGCCTGGGTGCTGGCGCAGGGCACGACCGCGATCCCCGGCACCAAGCGGCGGGTCTACCTGGAGGAGAACGTCGCCGCGGCCGGCCTGGTGCTGGACGCCGGGACGCTCACGGCGCTCGACGAAGCCGTGCCCACCGGCGCCGTCGCGGGCGAGCGTTATTCTCCGATGGGGATGAGCACCATCCAGGAATGA
- a CDS encoding LysR family transcriptional regulator, with protein sequence MLDVSRLRVLVAIARTGSVTAAAKELHYSQPSVSHHLARLEAETGAQLVRRAGRGIRLTEAGRTLAERGAEILGRLDAAEAELSAHVGLSQGRVRLAAFPSALGTFVPRAAALLAARHPGLQVSLSEAEPPEAVRMLRAGYVDVAVIFRYDLEGEDDGITTRRLLDEPSYLVTASEALETSPDLAAFSDAEWIAGCDRCRLHLLDMCSRAGFDPKISFTTDDFVAVQAMVAAGLGVTTLPGLALAAARNPSVHSVVLPGSTRYVLAATYGAPPEPPATSALLDALATPGTAMGDP encoded by the coding sequence GTGCTGGATGTTTCCCGCCTTCGCGTGCTGGTAGCGATCGCTCGTACCGGGTCGGTGACCGCCGCGGCGAAGGAGCTGCACTACTCGCAGCCGTCGGTGAGCCACCACCTCGCGCGACTGGAGGCCGAGACGGGCGCCCAGCTCGTACGGCGTGCCGGGCGCGGCATCCGGCTGACCGAGGCCGGCCGGACGCTCGCCGAGCGCGGGGCCGAAATCCTCGGTCGCCTTGATGCGGCCGAGGCCGAGCTCTCGGCGCATGTCGGACTGAGCCAGGGACGGGTTCGGCTGGCGGCGTTCCCGTCAGCTTTGGGAACGTTCGTCCCGCGAGCGGCAGCGCTGCTGGCCGCCCGCCATCCGGGGCTTCAGGTGAGCTTGTCCGAGGCCGAACCACCGGAGGCCGTCCGCATGCTGCGCGCCGGGTACGTCGATGTCGCAGTGATCTTCCGGTACGACCTGGAGGGCGAGGACGACGGCATCACCACGCGCCGGTTGCTGGACGAGCCGAGCTACCTGGTCACTGCGTCGGAAGCCTTGGAAACCTCGCCCGACCTGGCCGCTTTCTCTGACGCTGAATGGATCGCGGGCTGCGACCGCTGCCGATTGCATTTGCTGGACATGTGCTCGCGGGCAGGCTTCGACCCGAAGATCTCCTTCACGACGGACGATTTCGTGGCCGTCCAGGCCATGGTGGCGGCCGGCCTGGGCGTAACGACCCTGCCGGGCCTGGCGCTGGCGGCGGCCCGCAACCCTTCAGTGCACAGCGTGGTCCTGCCCGGATCAACGCGGTACGTACTCGCCGCGACGTACGGCGCGCCACCCGAACCACCCGCCACGTCGGCCCTGCTCGACGCCCTCGCGACGCCGGGCACGGCGATGGGCGACCCGTAA
- a CDS encoding LysR family transcriptional regulator, translated as MDLTTVRWFLTVAAVGNVTRAAAELRISQPGLSRAIARLERELRAPLFDREGRTLRLNRYGEIFREHAERLVSTEDAARRALAQAADPDHGEVGLAFLHTQGTVLVPELLRSYRTEHPRVTFRLTQGSSERIEEAVSGGHADMAITSPRPEGLAWHPLSTERLRLAVPADHRIAGRAEVDLAEVAAEPFIVMRHGYGLRSITEELFHAAGVRPEIAFEGEEATTLRGLVAAGLGVAVVPPGDPVAGAEEVVIAGARRTIGLAWVADRTRTPAVEDFRRFVIRRSAP; from the coding sequence ATGGACCTGACTACGGTTCGCTGGTTCCTCACCGTCGCCGCGGTCGGCAACGTCACGCGAGCCGCCGCCGAGCTACGGATCTCCCAGCCCGGCCTCTCCCGCGCCATCGCCCGCCTCGAACGCGAGCTCCGCGCGCCGCTCTTCGACCGCGAGGGCCGTACGCTCCGGCTGAACCGCTACGGCGAGATCTTCCGCGAGCACGCCGAACGCCTGGTCTCCACCGAGGACGCGGCACGCCGGGCGCTCGCCCAGGCCGCCGACCCCGACCACGGCGAGGTCGGTCTCGCCTTCCTGCACACCCAGGGCACGGTGCTCGTCCCGGAGCTGCTCCGCAGCTACCGGACCGAGCACCCGCGGGTGACCTTCCGGCTGACCCAGGGCAGCTCCGAGCGCATCGAGGAGGCCGTCTCCGGCGGGCACGCGGACATGGCGATCACCTCCCCGCGCCCGGAGGGCCTGGCCTGGCATCCGCTCAGCACCGAACGGCTACGCCTCGCCGTGCCCGCCGACCACCGGATCGCCGGCCGCGCCGAGGTGGACCTCGCGGAGGTCGCCGCCGAGCCCTTCATCGTGATGCGCCACGGCTACGGCCTGCGGTCCATCACCGAGGAGCTGTTCCACGCCGCCGGCGTACGGCCGGAGATCGCCTTCGAGGGCGAGGAGGCCACCACGCTGCGCGGCCTGGTCGCCGCGGGTCTCGGCGTCGCGGTCGTGCCTCCCGGCGATCCCGTCGCCGGGGCAGAGGAGGTGGTCATCGCGGGCGCGCGGCGCACGATCGGCCTCGCCTGGGTGGCCGATCGCACCCGTACGCCCGCGGTGGAGGACTTCCGCCGTTTCGTCATCCGGCGCTCGGCGCCATGA
- a CDS encoding MCE family protein, with the protein MRPFRERNPLPIGIAGLATVGLMALLAFNLQHFEGGTTYSAAFSEAAGLKAGEEVRIAGVKVGKVEGVGLEGDHVKVKFTSGTPFGTGTRIQIKIKTLLGSHFLALEPKGPGRQPAHQEIPVSRTTAPYDVVPALQDASAQLGKIDTKQLAKSFDTLSQTMQGSSANVRGTLAGLQKISRAVASRDDELNELLKHSSNVTKLLADRSGDLATLVNDGGLLLQEINARRQVISQLLTGTVSLSQQITGTIEENQATLNPALKNLHNVVDILNRNQTNLDKTFKLMAPFTSQFADVTGTGRWFDVYLQNIVPLPASVNIPGGSGKQTKIPPSNPLAPSTPAPPSNGNPLPIIK; encoded by the coding sequence ATGCGCCCATTCCGGGAACGCAACCCTTTGCCCATCGGTATCGCCGGGCTGGCGACCGTCGGTCTGATGGCGCTGCTCGCCTTCAACCTCCAGCACTTCGAGGGCGGCACCACCTACTCCGCCGCCTTCAGCGAGGCGGCCGGGCTCAAGGCGGGCGAGGAGGTGCGCATCGCGGGCGTGAAGGTCGGCAAGGTCGAGGGCGTGGGCCTCGAGGGCGACCACGTGAAGGTGAAGTTCACCAGCGGCACGCCCTTCGGGACCGGCACGCGCATCCAGATCAAGATCAAGACGCTGCTGGGGTCGCACTTCCTGGCGCTGGAGCCCAAGGGTCCGGGCCGCCAGCCGGCGCACCAGGAGATCCCGGTGTCGCGCACCACCGCGCCGTACGACGTGGTGCCCGCGCTGCAGGACGCCAGCGCCCAGCTCGGCAAGATCGACACCAAGCAGCTGGCCAAGTCGTTCGACACGCTGTCGCAGACCATGCAGGGGTCCTCGGCCAACGTCCGCGGCACCCTGGCCGGACTGCAGAAGATCTCGCGCGCGGTCGCCTCACGCGACGACGAGCTGAACGAGCTGCTCAAGCACTCCAGCAACGTCACGAAGCTGCTGGCCGACCGCAGCGGCGACCTCGCCACCCTCGTCAACGACGGCGGCCTGCTGCTGCAGGAGATCAACGCCCGCCGCCAGGTGATCAGCCAGCTGCTGACCGGCACGGTCTCCCTGTCCCAGCAGATCACCGGGACGATCGAGGAGAATCAGGCGACGCTGAACCCGGCGCTGAAGAACCTCCACAATGTCGTGGACATCCTCAACCGCAACCAGACGAACCTCGACAAGACCTTCAAGCTGATGGCCCCGTTCACGAGCCAGTTCGCCGACGTGACGGGCACCGGCCGATGGTTCGACGTCTACCTGCAGAACATCGTCCCGCTGCCCGCGTCGGTGAACATCCCCGGCGGGTCCGGCAAGCAGACCAAGATCCCGCCGTCGAACCCGCTGGCCCCCTCGACCCCGGCACCCCCGTCCAACGGCAACCCGCTGCCGATCATCAAGTAG
- a CDS encoding helix-turn-helix transcriptional regulator: MKHSEVGSFLRARREALRPADVGLVPGGRRRTPGLRRAEVALLADVSVDYYERLEQSRNAHPSQQLLASLARALRLSVDERDHLYRLAGYPPPRPGATAGYVDPAMMFLLDSLTTVPAHVTDDLTTVLAQNRLNRALLGSWAVGDDRAGNATWRWFTDPASRDRNVPEEHERIGRSYAADLRATAAQRGRDAACDRLIADLTEASEEFRGYWEAMEVAPLRSTRKTLVHPHAGRLDVQCDVVLSSTTGQRLVIFRPQPGSATADGFAFLDVLGQQTFEG, from the coding sequence GTGAAGCACAGCGAAGTGGGGAGCTTCCTGCGCGCCAGGCGCGAGGCGCTGCGGCCGGCGGACGTCGGGCTCGTGCCCGGCGGCCGCAGGCGCACACCCGGCCTGCGCCGTGCCGAGGTCGCGCTGCTCGCCGACGTGTCCGTGGACTACTACGAGCGGCTGGAACAGTCACGCAACGCCCACCCCTCCCAGCAGCTTCTGGCGAGTCTGGCGCGGGCGCTGCGGCTGTCGGTGGACGAGCGCGATCATCTCTACCGCCTGGCCGGCTATCCGCCGCCCCGGCCGGGCGCGACCGCCGGCTACGTCGACCCGGCGATGATGTTCCTGCTGGACTCGCTGACCACGGTGCCCGCGCACGTCACCGACGACCTGACCACGGTCCTCGCACAGAACCGGCTCAATCGCGCGCTCCTCGGCTCCTGGGCCGTCGGCGACGACCGCGCGGGCAACGCGACCTGGCGCTGGTTCACCGATCCGGCCTCACGTGACCGCAACGTCCCCGAGGAACACGAGAGGATCGGGCGTTCCTACGCGGCGGACCTGCGCGCCACCGCGGCGCAGCGAGGCCGCGACGCCGCCTGCGACCGGCTCATCGCCGACCTCACCGAGGCCAGCGAGGAGTTCCGCGGCTACTGGGAGGCCATGGAGGTCGCCCCCCTGCGGTCCACCCGTAAGACGCTGGTCCACCCCCATGCCGGCCGGCTGGACGTCCAGTGCGACGTCGTGCTCAGCTCCACCACCGGCCAGCGCCTGGTGATCTTCCGGCCGCAGCCGGGTTCGGCCACGGCGGACGGCTTCGCGTTCCTGGACGTGCTCGGCCAGCAGACCTTCGAAGGCTGA
- a CDS encoding MFS transporter, which yields MLRSLAPAPLPPAERYRRGSRELRRVNLALFVAGLTTFMSLYCTQALLPVLSHAFGVSPTASSLLVSAATGTLALAVIPVSSLSERFGRTRVMLVSSAVAAPLGLLLPLCPSFPALVAVRTLQGIALAGVPAVAMAYLADEVHPEALGGAMGRYIAGNTVGGLAGRLLPGFVTDLAGWRWALGVTALVTMLLSLAFWALLPRSRFFTPSRAHGGSLLRHLADPGMRRLYLVAIALMSMFVTVYNYLGYRLIAAPFGVPQSVATLVFVMYLAGTFSSPAAGSLADRVGRRPVLLGACAVAAAGLLLTLAGSLVAVAAGLMVMTTGFFAAHTVASGWVGRRAATGRAQASGLYLFSYYLGSSVGGSAGGLAYQHGHWPATVAYGLILISVALLAAAGIRSVVASRVREA from the coding sequence ATGCTCCGGTCGCTCGCTCCCGCCCCCCTGCCCCCGGCCGAGCGGTACCGCAGAGGCTCGCGCGAACTGCGCCGGGTCAACCTGGCACTGTTCGTCGCGGGGCTGACGACGTTCATGTCGCTCTACTGCACCCAGGCCCTGCTGCCGGTGCTCTCCCATGCCTTCGGCGTCTCTCCGACGGCCTCCAGCCTGCTCGTCTCCGCGGCCACCGGGACGCTCGCGCTCGCGGTGATCCCGGTCAGCTCGCTGTCGGAGCGCTTCGGCCGTACGCGGGTCATGCTGGTCTCCTCGGCAGTCGCGGCGCCACTCGGCCTGCTGTTGCCGCTGTGCCCGTCGTTCCCGGCCCTGGTCGCCGTGCGCACGCTCCAGGGGATCGCCCTGGCGGGGGTCCCCGCGGTGGCGATGGCCTACCTGGCCGACGAGGTGCACCCCGAGGCGCTCGGCGGCGCGATGGGGCGCTACATCGCCGGCAACACCGTGGGCGGGCTCGCCGGGCGTCTCCTGCCCGGTTTCGTGACCGACCTGGCGGGCTGGCGCTGGGCGCTGGGCGTGACCGCGCTCGTGACGATGCTGCTGAGCCTGGCGTTCTGGGCGCTGCTGCCACGCTCGCGGTTCTTCACCCCCTCGCGCGCCCACGGCGGCTCGCTGCTGCGGCACCTGGCCGACCCGGGCATGCGGCGGCTCTACCTGGTCGCCATCGCGCTGATGTCGATGTTCGTCACCGTCTACAACTACCTCGGGTACCGGTTGATCGCGGCGCCGTTCGGCGTGCCGCAGTCGGTGGCCACGCTGGTGTTCGTGATGTACCTCGCGGGCACGTTCAGCTCGCCGGCCGCCGGCTCGCTCGCCGACCGGGTCGGACGCCGCCCCGTACTCCTGGGAGCCTGCGCCGTGGCCGCGGCCGGGCTCCTGCTGACCCTGGCTGGCTCACTGGTCGCCGTGGCCGCCGGGCTCATGGTCATGACGACCGGCTTCTTCGCCGCGCACACCGTCGCGAGCGGCTGGGTCGGGCGGCGCGCGGCCACCGGCAGGGCACAGGCCTCCGGGCTCTACCTGTTCTCCTACTACCTCGGCAGCAGTGTCGGCGGATCGGCGGGCGGCCTCGCCTACCAGCACGGACACTGGCCGGCGACCGTCGCATACGGCCTGATCCTGATCTCGGTCGCCCTGTTGGCGGCGGCGGGCATCCGTTCCGTGGTGGCCTCCCGCGTTCGGGAAGCGTGA